One genomic region from Myripristis murdjan chromosome 7, fMyrMur1.1, whole genome shotgun sequence encodes:
- the prdm2a gene encoding PR domain zinc finger protein 2, translating to MMENSPHSNISEYGDDEDIDEEDEEEEMEDNDQEETNMEPHVKSLYPDLHEDPDQDSDSEWDSFPCQHCERHFTSKQGLERHMHIHALDNSQTHTFKSSNSKTPFGSKIGHRQHEKRHEHRTGSLNKPSDSSGSVMQTGIQDPTSSPSGSGTSVLAARDMTSQPDKQGALEVGHACKYCEKIFSTHTNKRRHERRIHEHHLRLRCVEKKQLPEEENLQRISSVTSQQETQQSDSTFPTALPENEGEQTEQYMLDVPSNISENLSIYIDGKIVSTSTVSSCDVAEVNSGSSTLVGLDALILDPAQISQVLNADTGSGKEVPGQPLPKRRTATPPLLPQIKTQLESEVVVSSSSSTLVSSLIENLLPQNTESTVVQKERTVFLSPKLKQLLEKQDGLKPTLALITDGQKPCSPLSLSVLPAGTGRFKRRTGSPTSSPPQTSNEETVVSDTGDCDTSSTAQTETQHSLPVHKISTERDSATPPVEEPVKNIILAEGWPSITGGNSCNQQPLDLSNAVKRNEDESLADAVLDLSLQKKSPDDPDLPSNLITEAALKKRKPNTCMLEKVLMNDYANVDTGEQNVSAGNPETPLVTDFAIVTNSDMVTPAEPVTEGLVYGLALPSNSLTPSPSSLTPVALQPASPCTIAFATPASHSVLPTASSLITVLAPPASISNPSNPPIQVLAPNISPEPLVICTENTLNSSECDLTSAFTTSNAANLVTLSQPLDPALNLPGHVFLTDQIALNAPLVESTAGSQVPFTPTVTLNDPLINSYNITSNTVLIECTIALEAPGNIVPAAITLQENPVEPPAPAQMVINHIEQQQIVSVPNPQTVDPTILVSSIAESVTLSTTSTVISDCPAASESNPAPEPVVNEPPLPKEEAPPAPKEEETADNSTPAPEISAKTQPPSEKAEEEESSNDTSSDAQQQTFTKNFICNVCDKLFHSMKELSHHVSDHADEWPYKCEFCVLLFGKPSALLDHRTSLHGVGKTYVCSACTKEFVYLCNLKQHQEELHPGQQCTYTEEEKGKLRPQNYNNSTKVNSEASAPCASEESMKSVKKEEGDVDAAAEELFTTIKIMASDGGKLKGPDVRLGINQHYPSFKPPPFPYHNRSPAGSVASATNFTTHNIPQTFSTAIRCTKCGKSFDNMPELHKHILACANASDKRRYTPKKNPIPLRHFAKAQNGVLSSTNSPNGLNGSHRASQANGPKPNQESSVKVKLSALSKRKKKLVQRAMSQRNKTASSSNKVTAAKVDEEQEVFVCPHCSREFTLRRSRTKHMAVCPKKPKEVKKRKDIGVSVTKENNGHLRRGVTHLEEKRQASAHQKTRLRTSSPAKRPAILPVQTVLSNKKSKIIIKDSVQPKQDAPSLSELPIVRTFNPSMRQYSRVQHSVKEIPIKITIVKPQQAQPQPKKDESPPSQSREASAGGVARSLQQRATPSGKAKLMPIQQPTRDQQDPVA from the exons ATGATGGAGAATTCTCCTCACTCAAATATTTCTGAATATGGAGACGATGAGGACAtagatgaggaagatgaggaggaagagatggaggacaACGATCAAGAAGAAACTAACATGGAACCACATGTGAAGTCATTGTACCCTGACCTCCACGAAGATCCTGATCAGGATTCTGATTCGGAGTGGGATTCTTTTCCGTGCCAGCACTGTGAGAGACATTTTACCAGCAAACAAGGCTTGGAACGTCACATGCACATCCATGCCTTGGACAACAGCCAGACACATACATTCAAATCCAGTAACAGCAAAACGCCCTTTGGTTCAAAGATAGGCCACCGGCAACATGAGAAGAGACATGAACATCGCACCGGCTCTTTGAACAAACCATCAGATTCTTCAGGCTCTGTCATGCAAACTGGTATTCAAGACCCTACTTCATCCCCCAGTGGTTCAGGTACTTCTGTTTTGGCTGCTAGAGACATGACTAGTCAGCCAGACAAACAGGGAGCATTAGAAGTGGGTCATGCTTGCAAGTATTGTGAAAAGATATTCAGTACACATACTAATAAGCGACGACATGAGCGCAGGATCCATGAGCACCACCTTCGGCTCAGatgtgtagaaaaaaaacaactgcctGAGGAGGAAAATCTTCAGAGAATATCAAGTGTGACAtctcaacaggaaacacagcagagtgacagtacaTTTCCCACAGCTCTTCCGGAAAATGAAGGGGAACAAACGGAACAGTATATGCTAGACGTCCCTAGCAATATCTCTGAGAATCTTAGCATTTACATTGATGGAAAAATTGTGTCAACAAGCACAGTCAGCAGCTGTGATGTAGCTGAGGTTAATTCTGGGTCGTCTACTTTGGTTGGATTGGATGCCCTGATTCTTGATCCTGCCCAAATCAGCCAAGTTCTGAATGCAGACACAGGTTCAGGCAAAGAGGTACCAGGTCAACCACTTCCCAAGAGAAGAACTGCAACGCCACCTCTTTTACCCCAGATTAAAACTCAACTGGAGTCTGAGGTGGTTGTGTCGTCATCCTCATCGACACTCGTATCCTCTTTAATAGAAAATCTACTTCCTCAGAACACAGAATCTACAGTCgtgcagaaagaaagaactgtgtttttgtctccgAAGCtgaaacagctgctggagaagcAGGATGGCCTTAAACCTACTCTTGCCCTCATTACAGATGGCCAGAAGCCTTGTtcacctctctccctttccGTCCTGCCTGCAGGAACGGGGAGGTTCAAAAGAAGGACTGGATCTCCAACTAGCTCTCCACCGCAAACATCTAATGAGGAAACCGTAGTGTCCGATACAGGAGATTGTGATACTTCTAGtacagcacagacagagacCCAACACAGCTTACCTGTGCACAAAATATCCACTGAGAGGGATAGCGCAACTCCACCTGTAGAAGAGCCAGTAAAAAATATTATCTTGGCAGAGGGCTGGCCCTCAATAACTGGGGGTAATTCTTGTAACCAACAACCACTGGATCTCTCAAATGCTGTCAAAAGAAATGAAGATGAGTCTTTAGCGGATGCTGTGCTAGACTtgagtttgcaaaaaaagagCCCAGATGACCCAGACTTGCCATCAAATTTAATTACTGAGGcagctttgaaaaaaagaaagccaaaCACTTGCATGTTGGAAAAGGTGTTGATGAATGATTATGCAAATGTGGACACTGGTGAGCAAAACGTAAGTGCAGGGAATCCTGAAACTCCTTTAGTCACAGACTTTGCCATAGTTACAAATTCAGATATGGTGACCCCAGCGGAGCCTGTTACAGAAGGACTTGTTTATGGACTTGCGCTACCTTCCAATTCTCTCACTCCGTCACCCTCCTCTCTTACCCCAGTGGCCTTGCAGCCAGCCTCACCATGCACTATAGCATTTGCTACGCCAGCCTCACACTCAGTGCTCCCAACTGCTTCTTCATTAATTACAGTTCTGGCACCACCGGCTTCTATTTCTAACCCATCAAACCCACCAATCCAGGTACTGGCTCCAAACATATCTCCTGAACCTTTGGTAATCTGCacagaaaatacattaaattcTTCAGAGTGTGATTTAACCAGCGCATTTACCACTTCAAATGCTGCAAACCTTGTTACCCTCTCCCAACCTCTTGACCCAGCTCTAAATCTACCTGGTCACGTGTTTCTTACTGATCAAATTGCTCTCAATGCACCTTTGGTTGAATCTACAGCTGGTTCACAAGTGCCATTCACACCCACAGTAACTTTAAACGATCCCCTCATTAACTCTTACAATATTACAAGCAATACAGTTTTGATAGAGTGTACAATAGCTCTTGAAGCCCCAGGGAATATTGTCCCTGCTGCAATTACCTTACAAGAAAATCCTGTCGAGCCTCCAGCACCTGCTCAGATGGTTATAAATCACATAGAGCAGCAACAGATTGTATCAGTACCTAACCCTCAAACTGTTGACCCCACTATTCTAGTGTCCTCAATTGCAGAATCAGTAACTCTGTCAACCACCTCTACAGTCATATCTGATTGTCCTGCAGCAAGTGAATCAAATCCTGCCCCAGAACCTGTTGTCAATGAGCCTCCACTTCCAAAAGAAGAGGCGCCACCAGCcccaaaagaagaagaaactgctGACAATTCCACTCCCGCACCCGAAATCTCAGCTAAAACCCAACCTCCCTCTGAAAAAGCTGAAGAGGAAGAATCCTCAAATGACACATCTAGTGACGCACAACAGCAGACTTTCACCAAGAACTTCATCTGCAATGTGTGTGATAAGCTTTTCCATTCAATGAAAGAACTAAGCCATCATGTAAGCGACCATGCCGATGAATGGCCCTACAAATGCGAGTTCTGCGTGCTGCTCTTCGGTAAGCCCTCTGCTTTGCTTGACCACCGCACCAGCCTCCACGGTGTTGGCAAGACGTACGTTTGCAGTGCATGCACAAAAGAATTTGTGTACCTTTGCAACTTGAAACAGCATCAGGAGGAACTGCATCCTGGCCAGCAGTGTACATATACGGAGGAAGAAAAAGGCAAACTTAGACCTCAGAACTACAACAACTCCACGAAAGTCAACTCAGAAGCTTCAGCGCCCTGTGCCTCAGAGGAGTCCATGAAATCTGTTAAGAAAGAAGAAGGTGACGtagatgctgctgctgaagaattgtttacaacaataaaaataatggcCTCAGATGGAGGTAAGCTCAAAGGGCCTGATGTTCGTCTTGGCATCAACCAGCACTACCCAAGCTTTAAGCCACCTCCATTTCCATACCATAATAGATCACCTGCAGGGTCGGTGGCTTCAGCCACAAACTTCACCACCCACAACATCCCCCAAACATTCAGTACAGCTATTCGTTGTACCAAGTGTGGAAAAAGCTTTGACAACATGCCAGaactgcacaaacacattctTGCTTGTGCAAATGCCAGTGATAAAAGGCGGTACACACCCAAAAAGAATCCCATCCCACTTCGCCATTTTGCAAAGGCTCAAAATGGAGTGTTGTCTTCTACTAATTCTCCTAATGGACTAAATGGTTCCCACAGAGCAAGCCAGGCAAACGGGCCCAAACCTAACCAAGAATCATCAGTAAAAGTGAAGCTCAGTGCACttagcaaaaggaaaaaaaagttggtcCAAAGGGCTATGTCACAGAGGAACAAGACAGCTTCTTCATCAAATAAAGTCACCGCTGCAAAGGTggatgaggagcaggaggtATTTGTCTGCCCGCACTGTAGCAGGGAGTTCACGTTACGTCGTAGCAGAACCAAACACATGGCAGTCTGCCCCAAGAAACCTAAAGAagtgaagaaaaggaaagataTAGGAGTTTCTGTCACCAAGGAGAATAACGGCCACCTGCGTAGAGGGGTTACTCACCTGGAAGAAAAACGACAAGCCTCTGCTCATCAGAAAACCAGACTCCGGACTTCCAGCCCTGCTAAGAGGCCGGCCATCCTGCCTGTGCAAACTGtcctttcaaacaaaaaaagtaaaatcatcaTTAAAGATAGTGTGCAACCAAAACAGGACGCACCATCACTGAGTGAGCTCCCCATTGTTCGTACTTTCAATCCCTCCATGCGCCAGTACAGTAGAGTGCAGCATAGTGTCAAAGAAATCCCAATTAAAATCACCATAGTGAAACCACAACAGGCTCAACCACAGCCCAAGAAGGATGAGTCCCCACCCAGCCAGAGCCGAGAAGCGTCAGCTGGAGGTGTGGCCCGCAGCTTGCAGCAGAGAGCTACACCTTCAGGGAAAGCAAAACTGATGCCTATTCAACAGCCCACAAGGGATCAGCAG gATCCTGTTGCATGA